Within the Sebastes umbrosus isolate fSebUmb1 chromosome 5, fSebUmb1.pri, whole genome shotgun sequence genome, the region gcTAGTTATTCTGTCAGTAAACTGGCTGATGactccaaaatgaaaagttgttttgtcatcgtgtgagccgTCCTAGTCAAAATTTGCCATATTTCACCATAAAAGTCaaacctggaaatgtttcttctctctgttttgttgACTCTGACTGCTTACTGTATACTATACAATAATGTCAGTTTTATCTGGCTGAATGTGTATCGCACCAAGCTGTAGATTCCAATTTCAACATTAGATCAGtaggaaaagtcaatactgtatacagaaacaggatatgtacatgtgtgtgtgtatagtgatTGTATTTGTGAagcaatgtgttacatgtattaTAATAGAAAATTCACTTTTGATCTTTCATATGGTCATATACAGTACCTCcatgccaaaaaaacaacaacaaccctgcaACAATGAAAAATCATGTTATACAGTAGTTCAGTTCAAACACAACAAATTGTGCCTCCTCATCATAGATATTTATAGAATATACATACAGATTTTGATATTTGAAtcgatcattttgcatgtgatggctcaaaTGATGAAATAATGTTTAGAAGTTGATGAAAATTTTACTGAGAAtaaactcatcagttttgatcagcaagacacGTGCAGGTGGTTTTTGTGCAAATATCAGACAACTGTACTGACTCTTTTGCACACACATGTGCCAAAGcacgtgcaatttgcttgaatgaatgagaaactctaatctgttgtgaaaaacaaactaattgttcagagattttgagctcattgttttgaaaaaaatataatattcatttcTAATTTGAgaaataaattatttctattttattttattttattttattttattttcattaatagCCATATATAGGAGCCCCAGTGCATCCTGTTTaccttttaatatatatatgtatatttctttgttttacacTGTAGAACAAGTAGGCCTATTTGCAAATGAatgaaatagatagatagatagatagatagataaatagatggatggatgcagtttaagtttctaataataaaatctttttttctcttattttcctTGAAAATGCTGTATTTTCATGTGATTTATTGTATCGGTTTGCTGCTGACTCATATCCATATTCTAAATATCTGTCATGATTCATGGTACCAcataagttttatttttttatccagcCATCATAGTCAGTCTTGCTCTGCAACTGATGTGACTTTGTCAGAAATTTGCAGCCATCCAAACACCTGGTTCTGGTCTCGACCTCTGACTCGATGTGTCGACTCTCTGACGTGAAATCACAAATGATTGACTGATGTGCGTAGATGTAGATTGACTGTTTCTTTCTTCCATGACGTCAATGTGGAGTTTTGGTGCAGTGACGCTGTTCTGTTGACTTGTTTTCTTGACTACCTCCATGTTCTACACTAAAGCTTTTACCACGTCCACTTCAGTCATGTCAGAGCAGAGCGTCATGCAGGAGATTAGTCATGggacaatataaaaaatgtcatgtcacGATTATCCTGACCAAAATAATCGAGATTCACAACATAATATGCTTAAAACTCCTTACATTTTGTTAAGAAACACATGTTTTTATTCAATCACAGATAGGACACATCTTTAATCTTAAATAAGGTATTCATAAATCATATGGGCCCACtgcataaatattttttaaatagcaACATAGTGTGTCTGTTCTTTCTTACATgataattcctgtatttttttaataatcaggCTCTATTTTTAAGCGAGCTAGACAGTTTTATTATTCCGATGATGGAAATTCACCATGATCAGAGTAGTTATATCGCGATCCATGATAAAATCCTATATCGTCCCATCCCTCCAGGAGATGcagtagtaaaagtacactTTTGTTATCAGACGTTGTTAGACATTATGTTATATtaactgtgtgtttctgtgttgtaaACTAAAGGTGCTCCAGCAGAACTTCAGCAAGCCACAACAGATCCGAGGCAGCTACTCAGCCAGGTACGCATGCATGCAGCGCCATTTTATTCCTTCTGTCTCCTTCATCCTTCCGCTCCGTCATCCTCTGTGATGCTCCACAGATAGACGCTGTGTGCTCATCCTACCTCTCTGCAGACCGGGAGATTTGGGTGAGCGGGGTGCGATTCTGTTTGGCTTCTTCGTCTTTTTTTGCACACATGGTTTatagtatatttattattttatttaacagctgCTCTTCTTTCTGGTATCAGGCTTCTGATGTCTTAGGAGAACTCTGTGTCCTGATGCTGGTTCAGAAGTCAAAGGTAATTCAGTATATGTCACTATACTATAGATTCCATATAAGATGACAATGAAACGTTGATCGTTCATCATGTTTGATTAGAGCTATACGGTCCAAAGATTCACATCAACTAAAAGACTCattattgttttcttctcaGGAGCTGAAAGTGCAAGAAAATAGTAAAAGGGTAagtacacattatttttctcttattATTTCCCCTAAAATGGTTCAACTAGACTAGAAAATttcgatacacttgagtatcacaatattatattttgtgatatcgaaactgtattgatttttaattagttttcatGCAAAGATTCGTTGCTCATATTACacaaaagtagtgctatgatgttggatgttaaagggacaaacgtgataaatgcaaatgcagatgcCACCATACTGATTGcattaaaaagtaaactttattttattcagattttatgcaaAATCTCTATGTATGACAAcgtgtcctcatacaacggttcgtatgatatcttacgaaaagttattcctcattttgcgtgcgttttcctacgaacgtgtcaatttccactggttacatgcatacagtcttttcaaaataaacttccgtcttcacaggcaACAACTTGgctaggttcaggcaacaaaactacttagttttagctttaagaaaagatcgtggtttgggttaaaataactacagaagtggcgttacttaaaggaccaatgtataacatttagggggatctattagcagaaatggaatattacattaataagtatgttttctttagtgtttaatcacctgataataagagtcgttgtgttttcgttagcttagaatgagccgtttatatctacatagggagcgggtcctcttcatggagtccgccatgtttctacagtagtccagagcggacaaatcaaacactgttaacttttcctgcttgggccggagtcgataacgttactcgctcccgtcgacaccgctctccctctcttgcttcaccactcacttcccacatacatgcacactctACTTACTGGCTCTgatccagatggctctagagagggacatttgcgttttcgcatcggccaccgtagctctccaacacgcttggcacacgggagaggcttcagttggtggcaatctcctcacctcaccgctagatactgccagatcctacacactggacctttaagtacggaagatacatgacaaaaaaaataaacgttgacttctggtttcacactggacacaaacagcggtctcctgggtgaaagtctgatgttttttttcacgtGGCGTGTCGCTCTTTattcttcctggttcacgattacgtagattaaatatgcattGATTTTGTAGAATATATGAattgcagtgcattactttttgtaggtatagctatgaacagcctgactatgacagtttttctaaaattgtatttataaatcacaatatatcgccttgcttatgTAAAGTATCGCAGTATATCATAGTATATTTAATCacaacccctgtatcatgatacagccCTAGACTAGACCCACAGAGCTGTGAGATTATAATGACAACTTTGTGTCggcttctttgtgtgtgtgttttttttttacatcatgcACCGTATGTgcagtttttatttcattactcTCAACGACAAAGTTCTGCCCTGTCAGAGGGAGTGGTAAGTACTGTAAGTTTAAAAGATAAATCTGCACTGTTACAGTCTGCTGCTTGACCTGAGAAAGCACCTCGGATTGTTTTACAACTAAATGTGACCTGCACTTTTTGTGAACGCCTGAATCTGGTGCATTGTTAGACTATAGCACTTTATTCCCCAAACCAAAGTGCATGCAGGAGGAACACATTTACTGCTACAGATTAGCACTAATGTGTGCATGAAGACTGCAACATGgattcacacatgcacaaacctCATTTACGCAGatataaaatgaaaatcttcTTTCAGCGCTCTTCtccctttttttatatttacaatttctttttacattttaatcacaaaaaatatgcataaatacaaaaataacaacacaCAAAGTGAGGTAAATTACATCTTCTATACTTATCATAAAGTTCAGAGTCatatatgtgaatatatatatatatatattcacatatatATAGGCCAACATATGCTCAAATACATCCGCATACAAACACATCTAAATACATCCCATGTACACGTACATATGTCCATACAAATTCATGCATGTAACTACAGTAGTAATATGCCATAAACATTAACGTATCCCTTGTTCTGTGCTCTGCATGTCAGATTGCATGAGAACTTGGATTatgttttcctctctctgtctgtcgtACACACTGGACAACAAACAAGAAACAAGGGAAAAATAGCCAAAATATCAACACTGCAAAGTACATTTTAATAGTTAAATATGATCCTTCTTGATATGAAATGTTTACAGCATCAGTGTGAAATAAGTTTTGATTATTTAAATGcattgtgtttattttcctttttgtgcATCTATGTTTATTGAAAACCCCATAAAACATCCCAGGATGCACATTCACTCGCCACAATGAACCATAtttctttaaatgaaatatgaagCTGTTTTGTCTCCGTCGCCGGCGTGTGAATGATGCAGAATGTGATGCGTTTATCGGCTGCGATGAAGGGAAATATTTGTTTGCATTTCTGAGTTGCATGTTTCTTGTGTGTTTACTGGAGATGAAACAGAGATCATCTCTGTGCGGctctatctgtgtgtttgtttgtgtgttcgttgtcagacccctctgtcGCACCCTCTCCTGCGTCTCGTTCATCAACTCCATaccagaagagagagaggactcTCAATGCGCGTATGTACCACCCACGTCAGTTCTCCTTCCACTTttcatgtcttgtttttgttgctttacaaaaataatccactgattgataaaacaaagatattagaaactttgtttgttttgtagcatacaaaaaaataaactgtatgcaATCAGAGGTGACATGAAATCTTATTTTGTGTGACACCTTTTCACCATTTCTGGCTTAAAGAATGTATTCAggttagagctgtcaaagttaacgtgataataacaccactaatttctttaacgcattaatgcaacttgtgatttttaggttgtagtaggctccgttttaaaggtagagtgaagatactggcatcatatgaaactagaaaaacctaaagaatccattggtaccaaccatgtcatgctagcttgtcgaaaaggaggttaaataacgctccaaacttgtgcaacattttggcgaggaaaaactagcaagggcattttcaaaggggtccgttgacctctgacctcaagatatgtgagggATACGTTAGGCCTGATGGTTAGGCCTAACGTataatgaaatgcatacaaaacATTGAAGTGGGATATATTAACAAGATATACGTATAaatataagggctgtcaaagttaacccgatattaatgcaaatttgttttaccgccaccaatttctttaatgcattaacgcaacttgcgatttttttggttgtagcgggctcagtaaagataaataaaactaaagctaatgtgaaagtgaaggtatcatatgaaactaaaaaacctaatgaatccattggtaccaaccatgtcatacgagcttgttgcaaaggaggttaaataacgctccaaacttacgcaaaagtttgacaaggaaaaactgtcatgaccattttcaaaggggtcccttgacctctgacctccagatatgtgaatgtaaatgggttctatgggtacccacgagtctcccctttacagacctggccactttatgataatcacatgcagtttggggcaagtcatagggaagtcagcacactgacacactgacagctgttgttgcctgttgggctgcagttttccatgttttgatttgagcatatttttttatgctaaatgcagtacctttgagggtttctggacagtgtttgtcattgttttgtgttgttaattgatttccagtaataaatatttacatacatttgaataaagcagcatatttgcccactcccatgttgataacagtattaaatacttgacaaatctccctttaaggtaatcatgattaaatattttaatcgattgacagccctaattcagatCTTTGATTGGAAATATAGAAAGAGCAGATGAATAGAAAATGATAAAACTGCGGCATTCACAGTGGAAgttgtatgttttgtaaatgTTGGTATTGAACTGTGTTTGATACATATGTTTTCCTTCCTTCAGTGATGCAGTTTCATGTCAGCCAGCTCTCCTCACTCTCTGTAAGAGCTGCATTAGTTGTTCTTTCCCCAAGCTGCCAGCAATTATGGTCTAAAATTAGTGCTGCCGACAGGTGTGCTTATCTGTCAATGCTATCAAGCGCTGACATTTACAGAGTGGACACAGAGGAATCGTGAGTGAGAAACGTGATTGGTTTGGATGTGTTGTTGGCGTTGTAGAGTCGTAGCAACACGGAGGACAAATGGTACATAAGACTGGAGACGTTCTTCTATTCAAGTTTAACTTCTGAGTGTTTTGTGTCCATACAGGCTGAACTCCAGGGACCTGGGGGCATCCAGAGCAGAGGTTACTTCCTCTATCGGGTACGAACGtgtttgtaaaaaagaaaagaaaagaaaaatgataaaTTCCCCTGCATAATAATATCCTGAACATTCAATATTTTGTTTGCACTTACAGCCACGAAATGGAAGACGATCCTTAGAATATGAGTGAATTAAAGGTAATActcgtcctcaaatgtcttgttttgtccacaactcaaagatatttagtttactgtcatagagaaggaaagaaaccagaaaatattcacatttaagaatcagagaattttgactttgttttcttaaaaaaaaatactcaaattgattatgaaaatagttggcgattaatttaatagttgacaactaatcgattaatcattgcagctctatttgTAAGCTTACAGAAAGGGACTGTGTAAAAAAGATCAGGAGGTTGGATAAATGGAAAGGGTATTTAAACTTTTCTTTTGACTAAAGGAAGTTTAATTTATTTGGCACAATGACATCAAAATCTGTTTTCATGAAACACTTTCTAGATTTCTCTTAGTTATTGGTGATTGAATAAAGTACTTCCAAACAGCgtgtcatttttaaagatctcctttttaacaaaaaaaattaaggtttaaaatgtctcttttatcTACAAATAGTTGAACCAATTACCAACCAACTGTGGTGTAAAATCTTTTGAGATATTGGGGGGAGACGGTGATGTACTTTCAGCAGAGGGTAcaaagaaaatatgaatattccTAAATTCACTCATATAATATGAGACAGCTTAATCATCTTCaccttcaaaacaaaacaaaacatggccagtactatatatatatatatatatatatatacacacacacatatatatatatatatatatatgtgtgtgtgtgtatgtaaacagtatttttatgtgAGGGGGGAAGAAGGtagaagtaaaaaataataaataaatacaaaataataataacattgatgataaaataaaaagcaaggaGAAAATTAACAGTCAAAGAAAcagacaataataatgataatgataataataatgataagtaaataagtgagtaaaataaaaattaatttaaattcattaaaggacccatatcgcgctcattttcaggttcatacttgtatttggggtttctactagaacatgtttacatgctgtaatgttaaaaaacaaaaattattcTCCTCATAtggtctgcttgaatatacctgtatttaccctccgtctgaaacactccgttttagtgcatttcaacggaattgcgttgctaggcaacagtttgggtccatgtttacttcctgtcagctgatgctatttacatacactgcaacaggaaataaactgggacacatttagaatgtttacgtttaaaaccatgtaataatctatatatattgtatatttgtgacatcacaaatggacagaaatcctaacggcttgtttaaaacacacaatttctgagtacgggctgtgtgtatttctctgtgtattgagtgtttttgatacttttacagtatgtatatatcacttaaacctgctttataatataaaagacatgaaaatatcacattttacaatatgggacctttaaaataataataatcatggtaaaaaaagaaatcacattatatattttattcttcttattttgttttattgttgcttgtttttcatgtatttagttgtttttagtAATTTTCATACAGTCCTTCCAGTCATTTCCCTTGTTCCAATAATAAGGCACTAAAGGCTGCTTACACAATGTTTATATTGGGGGTTTGTTCCTGTAATCATTATCTAATGGTGTGTGTTAATGTTtgtcttaatgtgtgtgttgttgtgtgtgctaatgtgtttgttaatgtgtgtgttatcGTGTTTgctaatgtgtgtgttaatgtgtgtgtgttaatgtgtggtAGAGTTGCCCCCTCTGGAGCTGAGTGTACAGAGACAACAGAGACCCTGAGACCCGAAACGCTGCACCACGACTGAGTGACTTCAACCACAGCCCTCTGCCACTGCTGTATAGTGATATCTGAATGTACACAaacaatatgattaaaacactATTTCATTTGTCcagattttattttgtgttatacGTGTGTCATTTGCATTAAAACTGCTACAATGTGGTTGGGTGGAGTCGTGTACGTTTTGATTTTGCTGCACGTTATGAACAGGAATCTTGGTGCATACAATCAATACATATAAACGTTTGCATATAGTGAAGTTAAACACACATCAGGAATATTTCAACcagaataaaagcattcattttactttataaatatttagagaaaatacaaaaatataaacacttATTAAATTATCACAtctaagataaaataaaaactgcacCTTTTTTATGTGTCCTTCAT harbors:
- the nmu gene encoding neuromedin-U isoform X1 — translated: MRTFQRLSSLQQRGASSSLQNPHRPGPGPGPSTGPSSPSSPSNSPLSTASITLTALLILSIPVCKSAPAELQQATTDPRQLLSQIDAVCSSYLSADREIWASDVLGELCVLMLVQKSKELKVQENSKRTPLSHPLLRLVHQLHTRRERGLSMRAELQGPGGIQSRGYFLYRPRNGRRSLEYE
- the nmu gene encoding neuromedin-U isoform X2; this encodes MRTFQRLSSLQQRGASSSLQNPHRPGPGPGPSTGPSSPSSPSNSPLSTASITLTALLILSIPVCKSAPAELQQATTDPRQLLSQIDAVCSSYLSADREIWASDVLGELCVLMLVQKSKELKVQENSKRAELQGPGGIQSRGYFLYRPRNGRRSLEYE